A genomic window from Pyxicephalus adspersus chromosome 2, UCB_Pads_2.0, whole genome shotgun sequence includes:
- the LOC140324205 gene encoding uncharacterized protein isoform X2, which produces MSGDGEYARRRRYTHDTFDFPREFEHRSEVQHRRGSLCDKHCSVNFQHDLVDTHSGSHHHSIFTPRLLPGASTPSCCPHHSEEVQPCDLCLIKTTLTAENEVEALKLSNNYKFGFKKWKSHVTERPWEDRSDIVKELYSDLNVIKTVVGVLCWRLAGYFIWPFGKVILKSGTDHNRKCCVRFTKCEAIPEVDEMEKTPLIEKCERAHTEFRGLEVNYWWRIGTYVWLLVGFPLLAVVHGLACFISWLLVFFIPISKMNARILSKVLLMPPEHVHIKDTKKMDENSYAEVILCCYHAVNVYYYKYAVDGLNVFAVNLIVLVIVSLVLGYVDSHNYYTSSPLKFTLSLLSIMPLSYYIGMAIASISAQSNFALGAVVNATFGSFIELTFYITALIKGAREDNKCYEEVVKSALTGTLLGCVLFVPGLCMVIGGIKHQEQRFNSRSAGVGSALLFISVGGVFAPTLFSKVYGKMICGDCMNFELNGTSKYICQNCNTQLAGQNSTAFYDDVRPLVYTVSILLPAAYVIGLIFTLKTHSHIYDIHISDCHVPGHHHSPVVHWSRWRAVVILIGSTLLMAACADLATEHISPILREATVSQYFIGVTVLAMIPELPELVNGIQFALLNNLSLSIEIGTCIAVQVCMLQIPILVLFSVFFPTGFTLIFSDLHLWASMFSVVLMNYIFMDGKCDYFQGTALVMVYFILLAMYFFAPSPSGC; this is translated from the exons ATGTCTGGGGATGGGGAATACGCCCGGCGCAGGAGATACACCCATGATACGTTTG ACTTCCCTCGTGAATTTGAACATCGTTCCGAAGTACAACACAGAAGGGGGTCCCTTTGTGACAAGCATTGTTCTGTAAATTTCCAGCATGACTTGGTGGACACCCATTCTGGTTCTCATCATCATAGCATTTTCACCCCAAGACTGCTGCCTG GAGCCTCCACTCCATCGTGTTGTCCTCATCACTCCGAGGAGGTCCAACCTTGTGACCTCTGTCTTATTAAAACCACCCTAACTGCTGAAAATGAGGTGGAAGCCCTTAAATTGTCTAATAACTATAAG tttggctttaaaaaatggaaaagtcatGTAACAGAGCGTCCATGGGAAGATCGATCTGATATTGTAAAAGAACTCTACTCTGACCTGAATGTGATAAAAACTGTAGTTG GTGTGCTTTGTTGGAGGCTTGCTGGATATTTTATTTGGCCATTCGGAAAAGTGATTCTAAAG AGTGGTACAGACCATAATAGAAAATGCTGTGTGAGATTTACAAAATGTGAAGCCATACCAGAGGTTGATGAGATGGAGAAAACGCCCCTGATAGAAAAATGTGAGAGGGCACATACAGAGTTTAGGGGTCTAGAGGTCAACTATTGG TGGCGAATCGGCACTTATGTCTGGCTCTTGGTTGGATTTCCATTGCTTGCAGTAGTCCATGGGCTGGCATGTTTCATCTCTTGGCTTCTTGTCTTCTTCATTCCCATCTCCAAGATGAATGCAAGAATTCTGTCTAAAGTGCTCTTGATGCCTCCAGAACATGTACACATCAAAGACACAAAGAAG ATGGATGAAAACAGTTATGCAGAAGTCATTCTATGCTGCTATCACGCTGTTAATGTATATTACTACAAGTATGCTGTGGACGGACTTAATGTATTCGCAGTCA acctaattgtgttggtgattgTGTCACTTGTTCTTGGCTATGTTGACAGTCACAATTATTACACCAGCTCACCCTTGAAATTCACACTCTCGCTGCTCTCCATTATGCCGCTTTCCTACTATATTGGAATGGCAATTGCGAG TATCTCCGCTCAGAGTAACTTTGCACTGGGAGCTGTGGTGAATGCAACGTTTGGCTCATTCATTGAACTGACTTTCTACATCACTGCACTGATTAAAGGGGCCCGAGAAGATAACAAGTGCTATGAAGAGGTGGTTAAGTCTGCTCTGACCGGCACGTTGCTGGGGTGTGTCCTCTTTGTTCCT ggCTTGTGTATGGTCATTGGTGGAATTAAACACCAGGAACAGAGGTTTAATAGCAGGTCAGCCGGAGTGGGATCTGCATTGCTGTTCATTTCCGTAGGAG GTGTATTTGCTCCTACACTGTTCTCCAAAGTATATGGAAAGATGATCTGTGGAGATTGTATGAACTTTGAACTAAATGGAACAAGCAAGTATATCTGTCAGAACTGCAACACACAGTTG GCAGGACAAAATAGCACGGCCTTTTACGATGATGTAAG GCCCTTGGTGTACACTGTGTCTATTCTGCTGCCTGCTGCTTATGTCATAGGACTTATCTTCACACTCAAGACACATTCTCATATTTATGATATTCACATCAGTGACTGCCATG tgcCGGGCCACCATCATAGCCCTGTTGTGCACTGGTCCCGTTGGCGGGCAGTGGTCATTCTCATTGGCTCTACTTTATTAATGGCAGCTTGTGCAGATCTGGCCACTGAGCATATCAGTCCTATTCTTAGAGAAGCCACAGTGTCCCAG TATTTTATTGGGGTGACTGTTCTAGCAATGATCCCTGAGCTTCCTGAACTTGTTAATGGGATTCAGTTTGCACTACTCAACAACCTAAGTCTAAG CATTGAGATTGGAACTTGCATTGCTGTTCAGGTGTGCATGTTGCAGATCCCCATACTGGTTCTGTTCTCTGTGTTTTTT ccaACAGGATTTACTCTGATCTTCAGTGACCTGCACCTCTGGGCCTCCATGTTCAGTGTGGTCTTGATGAATTACATCTTCATGGATGGGAAGTGTGATTATTTTCAGG GCACTGCACTGGTCATGGTTTACTTCATTCTTCTAGCCATGTATTTCTTTGCTCCATCTCCCAGTGGATGCTGA
- the LOC140324205 gene encoding uncharacterized protein isoform X1: MSGDGEYARRRRYTHDTFDFPREFEHRSEVQHRRGSLCDKHCSVNFQHDLVDTHSGSHHHSIFTPRLLPGASTPSCCPHHSEEVQPCDLCLIKTTLTAENEVEALKLSNNYKFGFKKWKSHVTERPWEDRSDIVKELYSDLNVIKTVVDSQISIGNILYVLIFGWWISLFYLLVSVLMFVSVLGASYGVLCWRLAGYFIWPFGKVILKSGTDHNRKCCVRFTKCEAIPEVDEMEKTPLIEKCERAHTEFRGLEVNYWWRIGTYVWLLVGFPLLAVVHGLACFISWLLVFFIPISKMNARILSKVLLMPPEHVHIKDTKKMDENSYAEVILCCYHAVNVYYYKYAVDGLNVFAVNLIVLVIVSLVLGYVDSHNYYTSSPLKFTLSLLSIMPLSYYIGMAIASISAQSNFALGAVVNATFGSFIELTFYITALIKGAREDNKCYEEVVKSALTGTLLGCVLFVPGLCMVIGGIKHQEQRFNSRSAGVGSALLFISVGGVFAPTLFSKVYGKMICGDCMNFELNGTSKYICQNCNTQLAGQNSTAFYDDVRPLVYTVSILLPAAYVIGLIFTLKTHSHIYDIHISDCHVPGHHHSPVVHWSRWRAVVILIGSTLLMAACADLATEHISPILREATVSQYFIGVTVLAMIPELPELVNGIQFALLNNLSLSIEIGTCIAVQVCMLQIPILVLFSVFFPTGFTLIFSDLHLWASMFSVVLMNYIFMDGKCDYFQGTALVMVYFILLAMYFFAPSPSGC; encoded by the exons ATGTCTGGGGATGGGGAATACGCCCGGCGCAGGAGATACACCCATGATACGTTTG ACTTCCCTCGTGAATTTGAACATCGTTCCGAAGTACAACACAGAAGGGGGTCCCTTTGTGACAAGCATTGTTCTGTAAATTTCCAGCATGACTTGGTGGACACCCATTCTGGTTCTCATCATCATAGCATTTTCACCCCAAGACTGCTGCCTG GAGCCTCCACTCCATCGTGTTGTCCTCATCACTCCGAGGAGGTCCAACCTTGTGACCTCTGTCTTATTAAAACCACCCTAACTGCTGAAAATGAGGTGGAAGCCCTTAAATTGTCTAATAACTATAAG tttggctttaaaaaatggaaaagtcatGTAACAGAGCGTCCATGGGAAGATCGATCTGATATTGTAAAAGAACTCTACTCTGACCTGAATGTGATAAAAACTGTAGTTG ATTCACAAATAAGCATTGGCAACATCCTTTATGTACTTATTTTTGGATGGTGGATCAGTTTGTTTTACCTCCTGGTATCTGTCCTTATGTTTGTCTCTGTACTTGGAGCCTCATATG GTGTGCTTTGTTGGAGGCTTGCTGGATATTTTATTTGGCCATTCGGAAAAGTGATTCTAAAG AGTGGTACAGACCATAATAGAAAATGCTGTGTGAGATTTACAAAATGTGAAGCCATACCAGAGGTTGATGAGATGGAGAAAACGCCCCTGATAGAAAAATGTGAGAGGGCACATACAGAGTTTAGGGGTCTAGAGGTCAACTATTGG TGGCGAATCGGCACTTATGTCTGGCTCTTGGTTGGATTTCCATTGCTTGCAGTAGTCCATGGGCTGGCATGTTTCATCTCTTGGCTTCTTGTCTTCTTCATTCCCATCTCCAAGATGAATGCAAGAATTCTGTCTAAAGTGCTCTTGATGCCTCCAGAACATGTACACATCAAAGACACAAAGAAG ATGGATGAAAACAGTTATGCAGAAGTCATTCTATGCTGCTATCACGCTGTTAATGTATATTACTACAAGTATGCTGTGGACGGACTTAATGTATTCGCAGTCA acctaattgtgttggtgattgTGTCACTTGTTCTTGGCTATGTTGACAGTCACAATTATTACACCAGCTCACCCTTGAAATTCACACTCTCGCTGCTCTCCATTATGCCGCTTTCCTACTATATTGGAATGGCAATTGCGAG TATCTCCGCTCAGAGTAACTTTGCACTGGGAGCTGTGGTGAATGCAACGTTTGGCTCATTCATTGAACTGACTTTCTACATCACTGCACTGATTAAAGGGGCCCGAGAAGATAACAAGTGCTATGAAGAGGTGGTTAAGTCTGCTCTGACCGGCACGTTGCTGGGGTGTGTCCTCTTTGTTCCT ggCTTGTGTATGGTCATTGGTGGAATTAAACACCAGGAACAGAGGTTTAATAGCAGGTCAGCCGGAGTGGGATCTGCATTGCTGTTCATTTCCGTAGGAG GTGTATTTGCTCCTACACTGTTCTCCAAAGTATATGGAAAGATGATCTGTGGAGATTGTATGAACTTTGAACTAAATGGAACAAGCAAGTATATCTGTCAGAACTGCAACACACAGTTG GCAGGACAAAATAGCACGGCCTTTTACGATGATGTAAG GCCCTTGGTGTACACTGTGTCTATTCTGCTGCCTGCTGCTTATGTCATAGGACTTATCTTCACACTCAAGACACATTCTCATATTTATGATATTCACATCAGTGACTGCCATG tgcCGGGCCACCATCATAGCCCTGTTGTGCACTGGTCCCGTTGGCGGGCAGTGGTCATTCTCATTGGCTCTACTTTATTAATGGCAGCTTGTGCAGATCTGGCCACTGAGCATATCAGTCCTATTCTTAGAGAAGCCACAGTGTCCCAG TATTTTATTGGGGTGACTGTTCTAGCAATGATCCCTGAGCTTCCTGAACTTGTTAATGGGATTCAGTTTGCACTACTCAACAACCTAAGTCTAAG CATTGAGATTGGAACTTGCATTGCTGTTCAGGTGTGCATGTTGCAGATCCCCATACTGGTTCTGTTCTCTGTGTTTTTT ccaACAGGATTTACTCTGATCTTCAGTGACCTGCACCTCTGGGCCTCCATGTTCAGTGTGGTCTTGATGAATTACATCTTCATGGATGGGAAGTGTGATTATTTTCAGG GCACTGCACTGGTCATGGTTTACTTCATTCTTCTAGCCATGTATTTCTTTGCTCCATCTCCCAGTGGATGCTGA